One Nicotiana tomentosiformis chromosome 1, ASM39032v3, whole genome shotgun sequence genomic window, ATAGGAGAAGATATTGCCGAACCATATGACGGTTGGAGAATATTTTTCGACGGAGTGACAAACTTCAAGGCAGTGGGAATCAGAGTTGTTTTAGTATCAGAGACTGGTCAACATTATCCGATATCTACAAAACTCAAGTTCCCATACACCAACAATATAGCAGAATATGAGGCATGTATattgggactcaggttggccatcGACATGAACGTTCAACAGTTGCCGGTAATCAAAGATTTTGATCTATTAGTACACCAGGTACTAGGAAAATAAGCTACCAAGAGCactaaaatattgccatacttgTACTATGCACAAGAGTTGAttaagaggttcacaaagatagaattcaaacatgttccaaggattcagaatgagttcgcagatgctttagccactttgtcttccatgatacaatatccagacaagaatttcatcgatcctatcccaatagaAATTCGTAAGAAGCCAGCTTattatgctcatgttgaagaagagtttgacgaaaatccatggttccacgatatCAAAGAATACTTAGAGAAAGGAGAATACCCATAGAAtgctacacacactcagaagTGCATGCATCaaagattggccaaccatttctttcagagtgaaggaattctgtatagaaggactgctgatttgggattgttgtgatatgtcgatgccaaggaggcatctagattTCTCGAAGAAATACATACCGGAacttgcggacctcacatgaacggttttattttggccaagaagatattaacaACAACGTATTTATGGATGACCATGGAGACATACTGCAttaaatatgttcaaaagtgtcaccaatgctagATACATGCCGATATGATATGAGTGCCGCCCAACAAGCTCAATGCAATgagttcaccctggcctttctctgctTGGGTCATGGATATCATCGGACCAATTGAACCCGCTGCTTTAAATGGAAACAGGTTTATCTTAGTGGCTATAGATTAAtttacaaaatgggttgaagtcacTTCCTATAAGGTTGTGACTAAGAAGGTTGTAGCAGACTTTGTCTAGGATCATATTGTTTGTCAATTTGGAGTACCCGAGTCAATCATTATTGACAATGCTGCCCATCTCAACAGTGATAtaatgaaagctatgtgtgaaacattcaagatcaagcatcgaaACTCTATAGCGTACATACCACAGGTTAGTGGAACCGTAGAGGCCTTTAACAAGAGCATCAAGAAGATATAAAGGAAAATGGTGAATAACTACAAGCAATTgcacgagaagctaccattttCTTTGCTCGGGTACCACACCATAATTCGTATGTCAACTGGCGCAACCCCATATCTACTCGTCTATGGTACCGAAGCTGTTATTCCAGCCGAAGTGGAGATTCCTTCCTttagaatcatacaagaggccgAGCTCAACGTCGCAGAATGGATATGGAGTCGGTATGATGAGCTGGCTTTCATCGATGGTAAGAGGATGAACACAGTGtatcacggtcaactctaccagaatagaatggcaagggctttcaacaaaaagcttagatcgaggcaattcacaccggggcaattggtgcAGAAATAGATCTTCTCtcatcaggatgaagcaaaggggaaattctcGCCCAACTGGAAAGGCCCTTACATGCTTCATCGAGTGCTGACAGGATGAGCGCttatacttgcagagatggatggagaaatattgccaaaacctatcaatttagACGTAGttaagagatattatgtttaagacTATGTTTGCACTTTGTATTTAATGtaacctgaactacgcttgacctaattcccgtttaagagggtaTACATAATAAGTTGGCTTTTTAACCAATGTCTCTTGGCGCTTTTATAGGATTTTATGCCCCATTTATTGGGAAACAAGTGACTAATTATGCTTTGAATGGCTCGATTTCAGGTAATAAAGCTTTGAGTATGCTTAGAGAATGGAAAGGAatcaaaaatataaagaaaagactaagtccaagtgaaaaatggaagaaaagttTAAGTTTGAGCTGAAGACCCTGCGTAGCCTTGTACAGGCAAACTTGCGTAGGCTATGTAGAGGAAGACCTGAGAAGTAAAACTTTAAGGACATTCTATTTTTTCCTACGGAAACTTGCATAGGCTACGCAGATATCTTACGTAGAGGAAAAAAAGCTGAAGTATTCAGACTTGCGTAGGCTATGCAATTAGCCTACGCCCATGCATCCAGCCTACGCAATTGACCGAATGGCAATTTTGTCCAGTCGTGGGACTTTGTATAAATAGCTATTTTAAGTCATTCTAGGGTATCTTTTTGGCAAGAATACTTTGTGCAACAGCTTTTGGGATTCTTCTTTGGGGATTTTGGGTGacttcaccattgttctatacaaTCTTTCTTTCCTCTTTAGCTATTATGTTTAGTTTTTCATCTCTTTTTGTATTCTCCTTTATTAATATGTCTAGCTAAGTTTATTAAGCTAGAACTGTGAACCCTAAGTGTGGTTATGCTTTTGGGTTATTAATATAAATTCAAATTTTGATTAATCTTTGTGTTATCCAATTACTCCGTGCTTTATTGATTGATTTTGTGGTTGCAAACACTAAATCCATACCTATTTTGCTTGTTCTAGCTTGGAAGAGTAGAACTTAGCTTAGGTATAAAGTAATTAGCAAGGAATTAAATGGGTTAACCATTTGATTAATGAAATCTAGCTAGGAATAATGTGATTTCTACTTGGGCTAATCAATTGCTTATCATTGAGCCTTAGTTGTCTTGGAAGAGCAACTTGGGGTAGAAACCTCTTAAGTGTTGGAAGTCATTAAGTTGGTAGAATAGAAATTGAGGTCATAACACATGCTTAATTAACTAGAATTGATGATTTGTGTACCCAAAAGCATAGCCTACACGAAGGGAAGCAATCCTAGCACCTTTCTCTTATTTTGTTATAACTACGTCTTATTTGCA contains:
- the LOC138898060 gene encoding uncharacterized protein, producing the protein MVNNYKQLHEKLPFSLLGYHTIIRMSTGATPYLLVYGTEAVIPAEVEIPSFRIIQEAELNVAEWIWSRYDELAFIDGKRMNTVYHGQLYQNRMARAFNKKLRSRLPMANNNDLGDLPCGAFDEDMVD
- the LOC138898012 gene encoding uncharacterized protein yields the protein MDPLKYIFQKPMPTCKLAKWKIFLSEFDIIYVTQKTVKRHALDDHLVENPMDGEYEPFKTYFPDEEVSFIGEDIAEPYDGWRIFFDGVTNFKAVGIRVVLVSETGQHYPISTKLKFPYTNNIAEYEACILGLRLAIDMNVQQLPVIKDFDLLVHQNEFADALATLSSMIQYPDKNFIDPIPIEIRKKPAYYAHVEEEFDENPWFHDIKEYLEKGEYP